The Rhodobacter sp. genome segment GGTTTCCTGACGGGCGGCCGCGGCCGCCCGGCGTGACTGGACCGGCGCGTCGCTCCCTGCGCGCCGGTCTTTTTCAGCGCCGGACATGGCCTGCCGCGGCCACGCGACCGCCGGGCGCGTAGCAGATCAGCAGCGAATCCCAATCGACGCCGAACCCGCCGCACATGCCCAGCATCACCTGATCGCAATCGGCGTGGCGGGTGCCGCGCAGGATTTGCGGGCCCCGGGCATCGGGCGCGCCCAGCAGCGCGCGCACGCCGTCCCGGTCCAGGCCGCCCGGCGACAGGTGGCGGTCGATCAGGTCCGCGACCATCGGCCCCCGCGGGCAGGCGGCGCGGCGCAGGGCGCAGTCGGGGTCGCTTTCCCCGCCGCAGTGCCAGACCGCTTGCCAGCGCCCGGGATCGAAGGCCACCCCCCGAAAGGGCGCCACGGCGACCGCATAGGCCAGCGCCGCGTAGGCGCCACCGGCCAGCACGACCGCCAGGCCCAGCGCAGTGCCGAGCCAATAGGCGAGGGTCCAGATCCGGGTCATGCGCGGTCCTGTCCGGGATGGCCGCGACCGCCCAGCAGCCCCAGCACATCCGCCGCGCGGCGCACGTCGAAGCGTTTGATCAGCCGGCCGCGCACGTCGTCCACGGTGCGCACGCTCAGTCCCAGACGCGCCGCGATTTCCTTGCTGGTCAGGCGCCGGTTCATCAGTTCCAGAACCTGCCGCTCGCGCTTGGACAGGCTGACCGGCCCACCATCGTGAATGCGCGCAAAGCTCATGACGATGCGGTCCAGCGGGGCCTCGGGGACCAGGGTGCTGGCGCGAAAGCGGCACCACAGCGAATGCCCCGCGCGGTGACGCACCAGCCGCTCGTCGGTGTATTCGCCGGTTTCGCGCAGCGGCGTCAGGCCAATGTCGCGAATGCCCTCGAATTCCTCGTCCGAGCCATAGAAGATGCGGAACGACTGCCCCACCAGCTCCTCGATCCGGTAGCCCAGAAGCCGCGCGAAGGTCTGGTTGCAACTGCGGATCATCCGCCGTTCGGTCATGACCAGCGCGATCGGGGCGCCGTGAAAGGCCATCAGCGCAAGGTCGCGGGCGGATTCGGGTGATTCGGGGCTCATGCCGTAATAATACGGTCTTGATACCGTATTTGTCTCGGGCCAAGGTGCGGGGATGGACCACAGAACCGCCCTTTCCGACCGCCGCGCCGCCGCGCTTTCCGCCGCCCTCTCGGACCGGCGCGAGGATCTGATCGCGCTGACGCAGGACCTGATCCGCATCCCCACACTCAACCCCCCCGGCGAGAATTACCGCGAAATCTGCGATTACCTCGACCGGCGGCTCAGGGGCTCGGGGTTCCAGACGCAGATGATTCGCGCCCACGGCACGCCCGGCGACTGCGAGGCCTATCCGCGCTGGAACGTCGTCGCCCGCCGCGAGGGGACAGGTCCCGGCGACTGCGTGCATTTCACCAGCCATATCGACGTGGTCGAGGTCGGCGCGGGCTGGACGGTGGACCCGTTCGGTGGGCTGTTGCGCGACGGCAAGATCTATGGCCGGGGATCGTGCGACATGAAGGGCGGGCTCGCGGCCTCGATCATCGCCGCCGAGGCCTTCATGGCGACCTTTCCCGATTTCGCCGGCGCGATCGAGATTTCGGGCACCGCCGACGAGGAATCGGGCGGTTATGGCGGCGTGGCCTATCTGGCGGAACAGGGGTTCTTCTCGCCGCAGAGGGTGCAGCACGTCATCATCCCCGAGCCCCTGCAAAAGGACCGCGTGTGCCTGGGCCATCGCGGCGGCTGGTGGGCCGAGATCGAAACCTTTGGCGAGATCGCCCACGGCTCGATGCCGTTTCTGGGCGATTGCGCGGTGCGCCACATGGGCGCGGTTCTGAGCACGTTCGAGGAAAAGCTGTTCCCCGCCATGGCCGCGCGGCGCACCGACATGCCCGTGGTGCCCGAGGGGGCGCGCTCTTCGACGATGAACATCAATTCGATCCATGGCGGCCAGCCCGAACAGGCACCCGGATCGACCGCGCTGCCGTCGCATTGCGTGCCCGACAGTTGCCGCATCGTGGTGGACCGCCGCTATCTGGTCGAGGAATCGCTGGACGGCGTGCGCGACGAAATCATCGGCCTGCTTGAGGGGCTGAAGCGCGACCGCCCGCGTTTCGACTATGCGGTGCGCGAGCTGAACCACGTGGTGCCGACGATGACCGACCGCGACGCGCCGGTCGCGCGCACCGTCGCCGAGGCGATCCATGCGGTGATGGGCAAGGAGGCCGAATTCGTGGCCTCGCCCGGCAGCTACGACCAGAAGCACATCGACCGGATCGGCAAACTGAAGAACTGCGTGGCCTATGGCCCCG includes the following:
- a CDS encoding PAS and helix-turn-helix domain-containing protein, whose protein sequence is MSPESPESARDLALMAFHGAPIALVMTERRMIRSCNQTFARLLGYRIEELVGQSFRIFYGSDEEFEGIRDIGLTPLRETGEYTDERLVRHRAGHSLWCRFRASTLVPEAPLDRIVMSFARIHDGGPVSLSKRERQVLELMNRRLTSKEIAARLGLSVRTVDDVRGRLIKRFDVRRAADVLGLLGGRGHPGQDRA
- a CDS encoding acetylornithine deacetylase/succinyl-diaminopimelate desuccinylase family protein; amino-acid sequence: MDHRTALSDRRAAALSAALSDRREDLIALTQDLIRIPTLNPPGENYREICDYLDRRLRGSGFQTQMIRAHGTPGDCEAYPRWNVVARREGTGPGDCVHFTSHIDVVEVGAGWTVDPFGGLLRDGKIYGRGSCDMKGGLAASIIAAEAFMATFPDFAGAIEISGTADEESGGYGGVAYLAEQGFFSPQRVQHVIIPEPLQKDRVCLGHRGGWWAEIETFGEIAHGSMPFLGDCAVRHMGAVLSTFEEKLFPAMAARRTDMPVVPEGARSSTMNINSIHGGQPEQAPGSTALPSHCVPDSCRIVVDRRYLVEESLDGVRDEIIGLLEGLKRDRPRFDYAVRELNHVVPTMTDRDAPVARTVAEAIHAVMGKEAEFVASPGSYDQKHIDRIGKLKNCVAYGPGLLELAHKPDEYVGVDDMMDSAAVMARSLTALLLPETE